One genomic window of Corynebacterium diphtheriae includes the following:
- a CDS encoding solute carrier family 23 protein — protein sequence MSAAPVHPVDAVPAAPKLVALGLQHVLAFYAGAVIVPLLIAASLNLDTATTIHLINADLLTCGIATLIQSVGIGKHVGVRLPIVQGVTTTAVAPIIAIGLGVTDGQGGVESLPTVYGAVIVAGLFTFFATPVFAKFLRFFPPVVTGSVLLVMGTSLLAVSANDFINYAEAQPETRDLFYAFGTLAVIILAQRFFRGFLGTLAVLIGLVSGTVVALLLGHANLDEVGNAAAFGITTPFYFGMPQFNITACFSMIIVMIITMVETTGDVFATGEIVKKRIRKSDVQRALRADGLSTFLGGVMNSFPYTCFAQNVGLVRITGVKSRWVAASAAGFMIILGLLPKAGAVVASIPSPVLGAASLALFANVAWVGLQTIAKTDLADSRNAAIVTTALGLAMLVTFKPSVAEAFPEWARIFVSSGMSIGAITAILLNLLFFHVGKQSGSAVARNVSGDGITLDEINALDRDEFVATLRPLFNKETWPLEQAWESRPFTDVHELREAIQVAVLTAPSEQRDALIHDYPDTSAVLLATDAESRAISADRGSLGINELDDVETQQVLELSKEYRERFGMPFVYFLDTNDTVASIVNAGLRRLANSDVQEHRVALTEIVEIANDRFDILLADANPVRSAWDRKFTEVE from the coding sequence TTGTCCGCAGCTCCCGTCCATCCCGTGGACGCAGTTCCCGCAGCACCCAAGCTCGTAGCTTTGGGATTGCAGCATGTTCTAGCGTTCTACGCTGGCGCTGTCATCGTCCCTCTTCTCATCGCAGCATCGCTTAATCTCGATACTGCAACTACTATCCACCTGATCAACGCAGATTTGCTGACATGTGGCATTGCAACATTGATCCAATCGGTAGGCATTGGCAAGCACGTCGGTGTGCGCTTGCCGATCGTTCAAGGCGTGACCACCACAGCAGTGGCACCGATCATCGCAATTGGTTTGGGTGTTACTGATGGCCAAGGTGGCGTCGAATCGCTTCCTACCGTCTACGGTGCCGTCATCGTCGCCGGTTTGTTTACTTTCTTTGCCACCCCTGTCTTTGCTAAGTTCCTTCGGTTCTTCCCACCAGTAGTTACCGGATCAGTGCTGTTGGTCATGGGTACGTCCCTTTTGGCGGTGTCAGCAAATGACTTCATTAACTACGCTGAAGCTCAGCCAGAAACCCGCGATCTTTTCTATGCTTTTGGCACTCTCGCAGTTATCATCTTGGCGCAGCGATTCTTCCGAGGATTCTTGGGCACGCTCGCAGTCCTCATCGGCCTTGTTAGCGGCACGGTTGTTGCGCTGCTTTTGGGCCACGCCAACCTGGATGAAGTGGGCAATGCAGCTGCATTCGGCATTACAACGCCGTTCTACTTTGGCATGCCGCAGTTCAACATCACCGCGTGTTTCTCCATGATCATCGTCATGATCATCACCATGGTGGAAACCACCGGTGACGTATTTGCTACTGGCGAGATCGTGAAAAAGCGCATCCGCAAGTCTGATGTGCAGCGAGCCCTGCGCGCCGATGGCCTTTCCACCTTCTTAGGTGGTGTGATGAACTCCTTCCCATACACGTGCTTTGCTCAAAACGTCGGCCTCGTTCGCATCACTGGTGTGAAGTCCCGCTGGGTTGCAGCCTCTGCAGCTGGCTTCATGATTATCCTCGGCCTATTGCCTAAAGCTGGTGCCGTTGTTGCGTCGATTCCTTCCCCAGTATTGGGAGCTGCGTCCCTCGCGCTGTTCGCCAATGTTGCTTGGGTGGGTTTGCAGACCATCGCCAAAACCGACCTAGCAGATAGCCGTAACGCAGCGATCGTTACCACTGCTTTGGGATTAGCAATGCTGGTTACCTTCAAGCCATCGGTTGCAGAAGCATTCCCTGAATGGGCACGTATCTTCGTTTCTTCTGGCATGTCCATCGGTGCTATCACCGCTATCTTGCTGAACTTATTGTTCTTCCACGTAGGAAAGCAGTCGGGTTCTGCGGTTGCGCGCAACGTTTCCGGCGACGGTATAACGCTCGATGAGATCAACGCATTGGACCGCGATGAGTTCGTAGCAACTTTGCGCCCACTGTTTAACAAAGAGACGTGGCCACTGGAGCAAGCATGGGAATCCCGTCCATTCACAGATGTCCATGAGTTGCGCGAAGCTATCCAGGTGGCAGTACTTACCGCACCTAGCGAACAACGCGACGCACTCATCCACGACTACCCAGACACCTCAGCAGTTCTACTGGCAACCGATGCCGAATCTCGAGCAATCAGCGCTGACCGTGGATCGTTGGGAATCAATGAACTCGACGATGTGGAAACGCAGCAGGTTCTGGAGCTCTCCAAGGAATACCGCGAACGCTTCGGCATGCCGTTCGTGTACTTCCTCGACACCAACGACACCGTCGCCTCCATCGTCAACGCTGGTCTACGTCGTCTAGCAAACTCCGATGTGCAAGAGCACCGAGTAGCTCTCACCGAAATCGTCGAGATCGCCAACGACCGCTTCGATATTCTTCTCGCCGATGCCAACCCAGTGCGATCAGCATGGGATCGCAAATTTACTGAAGTCGAGTAG
- a CDS encoding MFS transporter, protein MTSHSTPTGEKSAGLKSHDQRWIFLGIISLGLFVVGADNSVLYTALPALHVHLHTSELEGLWIINAYSLVLAGLLLGTGTLGDKIGHRRMFEIGLSVFAGASILAAVSPNAATLITARALLGIGASKMMPASLALLRITFTDIRERNTAIGIWGAVATLGAALGPVLGGFLLEHYYWGSIFLINVPVVIIALVGTYFMAPKNRPNPQRSWDFLSSMFAMFFMVGLVLLIKECAHTPISFAMLALGFALMAVGAALFWWRHLHLDEPLLRFGVFRNSLFSAGVLAATCAMLILSGTELLTTQRFQLAEGFTPLQAGLLSAATALAAFPSSIGGGAILHKVGFRPLISGGFLVMCTGGALTAFSVPHNTFPLLITGLLLCGFGAGMVMSVSSTAVIGSAPSRDSGMASAMEAVSYEFGSLISVALFGSLFSFFYSVNAPEEIAASFDQGLHHPELHINARLLMNESYATVIWIAAAIGLACALATAWLLRNNPKETEYAHE, encoded by the coding sequence ATGACTTCGCACAGCACCCCCACAGGAGAAAAGTCTGCAGGACTTAAGTCCCACGACCAGCGGTGGATTTTTCTTGGAATCATCTCACTTGGTCTGTTCGTCGTCGGCGCAGATAACTCGGTGCTTTATACGGCTCTGCCCGCGCTCCATGTACATCTTCATACTTCGGAGCTCGAAGGCCTGTGGATCATCAATGCTTACTCGCTGGTGCTCGCAGGACTTCTACTTGGAACTGGCACTCTTGGTGACAAAATTGGTCATCGCCGCATGTTCGAAATCGGACTTTCAGTATTTGCAGGTGCTTCGATCCTGGCAGCTGTATCGCCCAACGCTGCAACGCTGATCACAGCTCGCGCACTACTAGGGATAGGCGCATCAAAGATGATGCCCGCCTCACTAGCACTACTGAGAATTACTTTTACCGATATTCGTGAACGCAACACTGCCATTGGCATTTGGGGAGCAGTTGCAACACTCGGTGCCGCTTTAGGGCCAGTTCTTGGCGGATTTCTCTTAGAGCATTACTACTGGGGATCGATCTTTCTCATCAACGTTCCGGTCGTCATCATCGCACTGGTAGGTACGTACTTCATGGCACCGAAAAACCGGCCTAATCCACAGCGAAGCTGGGATTTCCTTTCCTCAATGTTCGCAATGTTTTTCATGGTGGGACTTGTGCTCCTCATCAAAGAATGTGCTCACACGCCAATATCTTTCGCCATGCTCGCATTGGGGTTTGCTTTGATGGCTGTAGGTGCCGCTCTCTTTTGGTGGCGCCACTTACACCTCGACGAGCCGCTACTTCGGTTCGGAGTTTTCCGAAATTCCCTCTTCAGTGCGGGAGTATTGGCAGCAACCTGTGCGATGTTAATTCTGTCTGGCACCGAGCTTCTTACCACCCAACGTTTCCAGCTGGCAGAAGGTTTTACGCCACTTCAAGCAGGTCTACTTTCTGCAGCTACTGCGCTTGCAGCTTTCCCCAGTTCCATTGGCGGTGGCGCAATCCTGCACAAGGTGGGATTCCGTCCCCTTATTAGCGGCGGATTCTTGGTCATGTGTACGGGAGGTGCCCTCACAGCGTTTTCGGTTCCCCACAATACTTTCCCTCTCTTGATCACTGGTTTATTGCTGTGCGGTTTCGGAGCCGGCATGGTGATGTCAGTGTCATCCACGGCTGTGATCGGATCAGCACCATCTCGTGATTCTGGAATGGCCTCTGCAATGGAAGCAGTAAGTTACGAATTTGGTTCCCTCATTTCTGTGGCTCTGTTCGGTTCGCTTTTCAGCTTCTTCTACAGCGTTAACGCTCCAGAAGAAATAGCCGCTTCCTTTGATCAAGGACTCCATCATCCAGAGCTTCATATCAATGCCCGCCTTTTAATGAACGAGTCCTATGCCACCGTGATCTGGATAGCAGCCGCGATTGGGCTCGCCTGCGCCTTAGCTACTGCATGGCTACTTCGCAACAACCCTAAGGAAACTGAATATGCGCACGAATAA
- a CDS encoding TetR family transcriptional regulator gives MRTNKKQQLLATAMDIVESDGLQGLTYDSLSTATGTSKSGLIYHFPSRRALEVELNKYSASLWTQALEDIAGAPPQQLDLPLRLKAIVINQSTSARRADLFLTLQSLPDPEIRRIWTDAWQPWSEGIAENSAALFILTLADGLWTSDHVNPTPLSATERQLIVEQACAFIDSVQWDSGRLPAHVDIVFPSYSFRSTSDSLSPSGLE, from the coding sequence ATGCGCACGAATAAGAAACAACAATTACTGGCAACCGCTATGGATATTGTGGAATCCGATGGGTTACAAGGACTCACCTATGATTCCCTGAGTACGGCTACTGGTACCTCAAAATCCGGATTGATCTATCATTTCCCGTCCCGGCGCGCACTAGAAGTCGAGCTCAACAAATACTCTGCTAGCTTGTGGACCCAAGCGTTGGAGGACATTGCCGGCGCTCCCCCACAACAACTGGATTTACCGTTGCGTTTAAAAGCGATTGTGATCAATCAATCGACGTCAGCCCGACGCGCTGATTTATTTCTTACACTGCAGTCTCTCCCAGATCCAGAGATTCGACGCATTTGGACAGATGCGTGGCAGCCTTGGTCAGAGGGTATTGCAGAAAATTCCGCAGCATTATTCATTCTCACGCTTGCCGACGGCCTCTGGACGAGCGATCACGTAAATCCCACCCCGTTGAGTGCCACGGAACGACAGCTCATTGTGGAACAAGCATGTGCATTTATCGATTCCGTGCAATGGGACAGCGGTCGATTACCGGCACATGTCGATATTGTTTTCCCCTCATACTCGTTCCGCAGCACTTCAGATTCTCTTTCTCCTTCAGGGCTTGAGTAG
- a CDS encoding pyruvate dehydrogenase, translated as MAKNFAEQIVESLENQGVKRIYGLVGDSLNPIVDAVRTSNIEWIHVRNEETAAFAAEAESLLTGELAVCAASCGPGNTHLVQGLYDANRNGAKVLAIASHIPSRQIGSHFFQETHPEALFAECSGYCEMANSALQGEVILHHAIQSTMAGKGVSVLVLPGDVTMQDVEDDTFTGSRISNARPIMYPDPAEAADLVKAINEAKTVTLFCGAGVRYARKEVLELAEKIKAPIGHALGGKMYIQYDNPFDVGMSGLLGYGACHDASNDADLLILLGTDFPYNDFLPRKNVAQIDIDGSHIGRRTRISHPVVGDVAATISNILPHIEEKTDRSFLDRMLKKHHRKLNDVIEAYTSGVEKHTPIHPEFVANIIDEIAADDAVFTIDTGMCNVWGARYITPNGKREMIGSFRHGTMANALPQAIGASAANPRRQVVTFSGDGGLGMLMGELLTVKLHNLPIKTVVFNNSSLGMVKLEMLVQGMPEHETDHEHVDFDAIAAAVGIEHIKITDPAKARQQLQAAFDYDGPVLIDIVTDPNALSIPPNITMDMLMGFSRAATRTVFGGGVGHMVDMAKSNLRNIPKP; from the coding sequence ATGGCAAAAAATTTTGCGGAACAAATCGTAGAAAGCTTGGAAAACCAAGGAGTAAAGCGCATCTATGGTTTGGTCGGAGACAGCCTCAACCCGATCGTGGACGCAGTACGCACCTCCAACATCGAATGGATCCACGTCCGCAATGAGGAAACAGCAGCCTTCGCAGCAGAAGCAGAAAGCCTGCTCACCGGCGAACTAGCCGTCTGTGCAGCCTCCTGCGGCCCAGGAAATACCCACCTCGTCCAAGGGCTTTACGACGCCAACCGAAACGGCGCCAAAGTACTCGCCATCGCCAGCCACATTCCCTCACGCCAAATCGGCTCACACTTCTTCCAAGAAACCCACCCAGAAGCCCTCTTTGCAGAGTGCTCCGGCTACTGCGAAATGGCCAACTCTGCACTCCAAGGCGAGGTCATCTTGCACCACGCCATCCAGTCGACCATGGCTGGCAAAGGCGTATCCGTGCTGGTCCTCCCAGGCGATGTGACCATGCAAGACGTGGAGGACGACACCTTCACCGGTTCGCGGATCTCCAACGCACGTCCCATCATGTACCCAGACCCAGCTGAGGCCGCTGACCTTGTCAAAGCCATCAACGAGGCCAAAACCGTCACTTTGTTCTGTGGTGCCGGCGTGCGCTACGCCCGAAAAGAAGTCCTCGAACTCGCAGAAAAGATCAAGGCACCCATCGGCCACGCGCTCGGCGGAAAAATGTACATCCAGTACGACAACCCTTTCGACGTGGGCATGTCCGGCCTGCTCGGCTACGGAGCCTGCCACGACGCTTCCAACGACGCCGACCTGCTGATCCTCCTCGGCACCGACTTCCCCTACAACGACTTCTTGCCACGCAAGAACGTTGCACAGATCGACATCGACGGCTCCCACATCGGTCGCCGCACCCGCATCAGCCACCCTGTGGTTGGCGACGTTGCCGCAACAATTTCGAACATCTTGCCGCACATCGAGGAAAAGACTGACCGTTCCTTCCTCGACCGCATGCTGAAAAAGCATCACCGCAAGCTTAACGACGTGATCGAGGCCTACACCTCAGGCGTGGAGAAGCACACCCCTATCCACCCTGAATTTGTGGCCAACATTATCGACGAAATCGCCGCCGACGATGCCGTATTCACCATCGATACCGGCATGTGCAACGTTTGGGGTGCTCGCTACATCACCCCTAATGGCAAGCGTGAAATGATCGGCTCGTTCCGCCACGGCACCATGGCGAATGCGCTGCCACAGGCTATCGGCGCATCTGCTGCTAACCCAAGACGTCAGGTTGTCACCTTCTCTGGCGATGGCGGACTCGGCATGCTCATGGGCGAGCTGCTCACTGTTAAGCTGCACAACCTTCCTATTAAGACTGTTGTGTTTAACAACTCCTCGCTGGGCATGGTCAAGCTGGAAATGCTGGTTCAGGGCATGCCAGAGCACGAAACTGATCACGAGCATGTGGACTTTGATGCCATTGCTGCTGCAGTGGGTATCGAGCACATTAAGATTACGGACCCAGCTAAGGCACGTCAGCAGCTTCAGGCAGCATTTGATTATGACGGTCCTGTGCTGATCGACATCGTCACTGACCCTAACGCTTTGTCGATCCCACCGAACATCACGATGGATATGCTGATGGGCTTCTCTCGTGCAGCTACGCGCACAGTTTTCGGTGGCGGCGTGGGCCACATGGTAGATATGGCGAAGTCCAATCTACGTAACATTCCAAAGCCATAG
- a CDS encoding PspC domain-containing protein produces MFPQNKWHRSQKNKCIAGVCAGIAEVYETSANTVRIIYVIATLCGVPLVAVYLLQWLIYPKR; encoded by the coding sequence ATGTTCCCGCAAAATAAATGGCACCGATCTCAAAAAAATAAATGCATAGCAGGGGTCTGTGCCGGGATAGCTGAAGTATATGAAACCTCTGCAAATACCGTCAGGATTATTTACGTAATCGCTACGCTCTGCGGAGTTCCCCTGGTTGCCGTCTACCTATTGCAATGGCTCATCTACCCAAAGCGATAA